A region from the Hylaeus volcanicus isolate JK05 chromosome 6, UHH_iyHylVolc1.0_haploid, whole genome shotgun sequence genome encodes:
- the LOC128878504 gene encoding potassium voltage-gated channel protein eag isoform X3 — translation MPGGRRGLVAPQNTFLENIIRRSSSQPDSSFLLANAQIVDFPIVYCNESFCKISGYNRAEVMQKSCRCGFMYGELTDKETIARIEECLEGQIHDQFEILLYKKNSAPRGMSSTGSQKSARKTHHVNKRRHTYKDRRTIPGPKGGHFQRTLFNLPPSLDFKTPLWLLLQIAPIKNERDLVVLFLLTFRDITALKQPIEADDTKGGLSKFAKLARSVTRSRSVLVSQFSSHLPALKDTAIPTTGKQSHLAHMMSLSGDVMPQYRQEAPKTPPHILLHYCAFKAIWDWIILCLTFYTAIMVPYNVAFKNKTSEDVSLLVVDSIVDVIFFIDIVLNFHTTFVGPGGEVVSDPKVIRMNYLKSWFIIDLLSCLPYDVFNAFDHDEDGIGSLFSALKVVRLLRLGRVVRKLDRYLEYGAAMLILLLCFYMLVAHWLACVWYVTLRYSIGRSDADNGVQYSWLWKLANVTQSPYSYLWTNTSTAPELVAGPSRRTMYVTALYFTMTCMTSVGFGNVAAETDNEKIFTICMMIIAALLYATIFGHVTTIIQQMTSATAKYHDMLNNVREFMKLHEVPKALSERVMDYVVSTWAMTKGLDTDKVLNYCPKDMKADICVHLNRKVFNEHPAFRLASDGCLRALAMHFTMSHSAPGDLLYHTGESIDSLCFIVTGSLEVIQDDEVVAILGKGDVFGDSFWTNPSIGQSAANVRALTYCDLHTIKRDRLLEVLDFYQAFANSFARNLVLTYNLSHRLIFRKVADVRREKELAERRKNEPQLDQAQDHLVRKIFSRFRRERHTPDVEKGDGKDGKDGKEGESSHSRKLSTTEETTAAKPRPGKWGRLLGSASLDSGSETGTGTDTFKRSLSARDARPGSSAGSNKVFPKFGKLSGTIEEAGDTETAKDSQQQQQLQQQQQQQQQQQQQTAAADSKQLQLRRLESYDDGLITTQPSHDREILAAVLEVKVDLKLEVQRVNQRLAKIEDILQTLMNRLPAISPAQPKVTFASGTNGSASSQPGQAQTSSSCQQGSQATQTSSSSGVNVEQKVTIATASVATMVSDGYREQGTITERISKPQEPHHHHHHHHHQSQQSERLKDTDYKSSSREVSKELLERLAQASTSRGDDSTPLGPLILRKRRSKSRNKGAAPLAPLATQPISPSEATETTQMLECTDDREPSTADRSDRKRPPPRPREYL, via the exons CTGACAGCAGTTTTCTCCTGGCGAACGCTCAGATCGTCGACTTCCCTATTGTCTATTGCAACGAAAGCTTTTGCAAAATCTCTGGCTATAATCGTGCCGAG GTTATGCAAAAGTCCTGCCGCTGCGGATTCATGTACGGGGAGTTGACGGACAAAGAGACGATCGCCAGGATCGAGGAATGCCTCGAGGGCCAGATTCACGATCAATTCGAGATCCTGCTGTACAAGAAGAACA GTGCCCCACGAGGTATGTCTAGCACAGGTTCGCAAAAGAGTGCTCGAAAGACCCACCA CGTGAACAAGAGACGACACACATACAAGGATCGTCGAACGATCCCTGGACCAAAGGGCGGCCATTTTCAGAGGACACTATTCAACCTCCCGCCTTCTCTTGATTTCA AAACACCACTATGGCTGCTTCTGCAAATAGCGCCGATAAAAAACGAACGGGACCTGGTGGTCCTGTTCCTCCTCACATTCCGGGACATCACCGCCCTGAAGCAGCCGATCGAGGCGGACGACACCAAAGGTGGCCTCTCGAAATTCGCCAAGCTCGCCAGATCGGTCACCAGGTCCAGGTCTGTTCTCGTCTCGCAGTTCAGCTCCCACCTGCCCGCCCTCAAGGATACCGCGATACCCACTACCGGGAAGCAGTCGCATTTAGCTCAC ATGATGTCCTTAAGCGGCGACGTGATGCCGCAATACAGACAAGAGGCGCCCAAGACCCCGCCGcacattttgttacattactgCGCGTTCAAGGCGATCTGGGATTGGATCATTTTGTGTTTGACCTTTTACACGGCCATCATGGTACCCTACAACGTCGCCTTCAAAAACAAGACCAGCGAGGACGTCTCCCTGTTGGTCGTCGACAGCATCGTCGACGTCATATTCTTCATCGACATCGTCCTCAATTTTCACACGACGTTCGTTGGTCCTGGCGGTGAAGTGGTGTCCGACCCaaaa GTGATCAGGATGAATTACCTAAAGTCGTGGTTCATCATCGACCTCCTCAGCTGTCTTCCGTACGACGTGTTCAACGCGTTTGACCACGACGAGGATGGAATCGGCAGCCTGTTCTCAGCCCTGAAGGTGGTACGCCTGTTACGGCTGGGTCGCGTGGTTCGCAAACTAGACCGGTATCTGGAGTATGGAGCCGCGATGCTCATTCTTCTGCTCTGTTTCTACATGTTGGTTGCTCACTGGCTGGCCTGTGTCTGGTACGTCACTTTAAG GTACTCGATAGGAAGGTCGGACGCTGACAACGGGGTCCAGTATTCCTGGCTGTGGAAGCTGGCGAATGTCACCCAGTCACCGTACAGCTACCTGTGGACCAATACCAGCACAGCGCCGGAACTCGTGGCTGGCCCGTCCAGGAGAACTATGTACGTCACCGCGTTATACTTCACGATGACCTGCATGACCTCCGTGGGCTTTGGAAACGTCGCCGCGGAGACCGACAACGAAAAGATCTTCACCATCTGCATGATGATCATCGCTG CCCTGCTATACGCTACGATCTTTGGTCACGTCACCACGATAATCCAACAAATGACATCCGCCACCGCCAAGTACCACGACATGCTGAACAACGTGAGGGAGTTCATGAAGCTGCACGAGGTGCCGAAAGCCCTCAGCGAGCGGGTGATGGACTACGTCGTAAGCACCTGGGCGATGACCAAGGGCCTAGACACGGACAAAGTGCTCAACTACTGCCCCAAAGACATGAAAGCGGACATCTGTGTTCATCTAAACAGAAAGGTCTTCAACGAACATCCTGCGTTCAG GTTGGCCTCCGACGGTTGCCTGCGCGCGTTAGCAATGCATTTTACAATGTCGCACAGCGCTCCCGGCGATTTACTTTATCACACCGGGGAATCGATCGATTCCCTGTGCTTCATCGTGACCGGAAGCCTCGAAGTCATACAGGACGACGAGGTGGTGGCAATCCTTGGTAAGGGTGACGTGTTCGGGGATAGCTTCTGGACGAATCCGTCCATAGGCCAGAGCGCAGCCAACGTTCGAGCTCTCACCTACTGCGATCTTCACACCATCAAGAGGGATCGACTGTTGGAGGTGCTGGATTTTTATCAAGCGTTCGCCAACTCCTTCGCCAGGAATCTCGTCCTAACGTACAATCTGAGCCATCGG CTAATATTCCGGAAGGTGGCCGATGTCCGTCGGGAAAAGGAGCTGGCCGAGAGGAGGAAAAACGAGCCCCAGCTGGATCAAGCGCAAGATCACCTGGTGCGCAAAATTTTTTCGAG gTTCCGTAGAGAGCGACACACTCCCGACGTGGAGAAGGGCGACGGGAAGGACGGCAAGGACGGCAAGGAAGGGGAGTCGTCGCATTCTAGAAAACTCTCCACAACGGAGGAGACCACTGCCGCTAAACCACGACCGGGAAAGTGGGGACGACTGTTAG GTAGCGCGAGTCTGGACTCTGGGAGCGAAACGGGGACTGGTACGGATACGTTCAAGAGGTCTTTGAGCGCGAGAGATGCGCGGCCAGGTTCGAGCGCCGGCAGCAACAAGGTGTTTCCAAAGTTTGGCAAGCTGAGCGGCACCATCGAAGAAGCCGGGGACACGGAAACCGCGAAGGATAGccaacagcagcaacagctgcagcagcaacaacagcaacagcaacagcaacagcaacagacGGCGGCGGCCGACTCGAAGCAGTTGCAGCTTCGACGGCTGGAGAGCTACGACGACGGGCTGATCACTACGCAGCCGAGCCACGATCGCGAGATCCTGGCAGCGGTGCTGGAAGTGAAGGTGGACCTGAAATTAGAGGTGCAACGCGTGAATCAAAGACTAGCCAAGATCGAGGACATTCTCCAGACGCTGATGAATCGGTTGCCAGCGATCAGTCCGGCCCAGCCAAAGGTCACGTTCGCGAGCGGTACCAACGGTTCCGCTTCGAGCCAGCCAGGTCAAGCGCAGACCTCGTCCAGTTGCCAGCAGGGTTCTCAAGCGACGCAAACGTCGAGTAGCAGCGGGGTTAACGTCGAGCAGAAGGTAACGATAGCGACCGCAAGCGTGGCCACCATGGTCAGCGACGGGTACAGGGAGCAAGGCACCATCACGGAGCGAATCTCGAAGCCTCAGGAGCCGCATCATCACCATCACCATCATCACCATCAGTCGCAGCAGTCGGAGAGACTGAAGGACACCGACTACAAGAGCTCGTCGAGAGAGGTGAGCAAGGAGCTTCTCGAGAGGCTCGCGCAGGCGTCCACGTCCCGCGGTGACGACTCCACACCGTTGGGCCCGTTGATACTCAGAAAACGAAGGAGCAAGTCGCGGAACAAGGGCGCCGCGCCGCTGGCGCCGTTAGCCACGCAGCCCATCAGCCCGTCCGAGGCCACGGAGACCACGCAGATGCTCGAGTGCACCGACGACAGGGAGCCCAGCACCGCGGACAGGTCCGACAGAAAGAGACCTCCGCCTAGACCCAGAGAGTACTTGTGA
- the LOC128878504 gene encoding potassium voltage-gated channel protein eag isoform X2 codes for MPGGRRGLVAPQNTFLENIIRRSSSQPDSSFLLANAQIVDFPIVYCNESFCKISGYNRAEVMQKSCRCGFMYGELTDKETIARIEECLEGQIHDQFEILLYKKNSAPRGMSSTGSQKSARKTHHVNKRRHTYKDRRTIPGPKGGHFQRTLFNLPPSLDFKTPLWLLLQIAPIKNERDLVVLFLLTFRDITALKQPIEADDTKGGLSKFAKLARSVTRSRSVLVSQFSSHLPALKDTAIPTTGKQSHLAHMMSLSGDVMPQYRQEAPKTPPHILLHYCAFKAIWDWIILCLTFYTAIMVPYNVAFKNKTSEDVSLLVVDSIVDVIFFIDIVLNFHTTFVGPGGEVVSDPKVIRMNYLKSWFIIDLLSCLPYDVFNAFDHDEDGIGSLFSALKVVRLLRLGRVVRKLDRYLEYGAAMLILLLCFYMLVAHWLACVWYSIGRSDADNGVQYSWLWKLANVTQSPYSYLWTNTSTAPELVAGPSRRTMYVTALYFTMTCMTSVGFGNVAAETDNEKIFTICMMIIAALLYATIFGHVTTIIQQMTSATAKYHDMLNNVREFMKLHEVPKALSERVMDYVVSTWAMTKGLDTDKVLNYCPKDMKADICVHLNRKVFNEHPAFRLASDGCLRALAMHFTMSHSAPGDLLYHTGESIDSLCFIVTGSLEVIQDDEVVAILGKGDVFGDSFWTNPSIGQSAANVRALTYCDLHTIKRDRLLEVLDFYQAFANSFARNLVLTYNLSHRLIFRKVADVRREKELAERRKNEPQLDQAQDHLVRKIFSRFKTDGEPQIGVTRAANGRSQQDSDEELTVNVLPPWPSFRFRRERHTPDVEKGDGKDGKDGKEGESSHSRKLSTTEETTAAKPRPGKWGRLLGSASLDSGSETGTGTDTFKRSLSARDARPGSSAGSNKVFPKFGKLSGTIEEAGDTETAKDSQQQQQLQQQQQQQQQQQQQTAAADSKQLQLRRLESYDDGLITTQPSHDREILAAVLEVKVDLKLEVQRVNQRLAKIEDILQTLMNRLPAISPAQPKVTFASGTNGSASSQPGQAQTSSSCQQGSQATQTSSSSGVNVEQKVTIATASVATMVSDGYREQGTITERISKPQEPHHHHHHHHHQSQQSERLKDTDYKSSSREVSKELLERLAQASTSRGDDSTPLGPLILRKRRSKSRNKGAAPLAPLATQPISPSEATETTQMLECTDDREPSTADRSDRKRPPPRPREYL; via the exons CTGACAGCAGTTTTCTCCTGGCGAACGCTCAGATCGTCGACTTCCCTATTGTCTATTGCAACGAAAGCTTTTGCAAAATCTCTGGCTATAATCGTGCCGAG GTTATGCAAAAGTCCTGCCGCTGCGGATTCATGTACGGGGAGTTGACGGACAAAGAGACGATCGCCAGGATCGAGGAATGCCTCGAGGGCCAGATTCACGATCAATTCGAGATCCTGCTGTACAAGAAGAACA GTGCCCCACGAGGTATGTCTAGCACAGGTTCGCAAAAGAGTGCTCGAAAGACCCACCA CGTGAACAAGAGACGACACACATACAAGGATCGTCGAACGATCCCTGGACCAAAGGGCGGCCATTTTCAGAGGACACTATTCAACCTCCCGCCTTCTCTTGATTTCA AAACACCACTATGGCTGCTTCTGCAAATAGCGCCGATAAAAAACGAACGGGACCTGGTGGTCCTGTTCCTCCTCACATTCCGGGACATCACCGCCCTGAAGCAGCCGATCGAGGCGGACGACACCAAAGGTGGCCTCTCGAAATTCGCCAAGCTCGCCAGATCGGTCACCAGGTCCAGGTCTGTTCTCGTCTCGCAGTTCAGCTCCCACCTGCCCGCCCTCAAGGATACCGCGATACCCACTACCGGGAAGCAGTCGCATTTAGCTCAC ATGATGTCCTTAAGCGGCGACGTGATGCCGCAATACAGACAAGAGGCGCCCAAGACCCCGCCGcacattttgttacattactgCGCGTTCAAGGCGATCTGGGATTGGATCATTTTGTGTTTGACCTTTTACACGGCCATCATGGTACCCTACAACGTCGCCTTCAAAAACAAGACCAGCGAGGACGTCTCCCTGTTGGTCGTCGACAGCATCGTCGACGTCATATTCTTCATCGACATCGTCCTCAATTTTCACACGACGTTCGTTGGTCCTGGCGGTGAAGTGGTGTCCGACCCaaaa GTGATCAGGATGAATTACCTAAAGTCGTGGTTCATCATCGACCTCCTCAGCTGTCTTCCGTACGACGTGTTCAACGCGTTTGACCACGACGAGGATGGAATCGGCAGCCTGTTCTCAGCCCTGAAGGTGGTACGCCTGTTACGGCTGGGTCGCGTGGTTCGCAAACTAGACCGGTATCTGGAGTATGGAGCCGCGATGCTCATTCTTCTGCTCTGTTTCTACATGTTGGTTGCTCACTGGCTGGCCTGTGTCTG GTACTCGATAGGAAGGTCGGACGCTGACAACGGGGTCCAGTATTCCTGGCTGTGGAAGCTGGCGAATGTCACCCAGTCACCGTACAGCTACCTGTGGACCAATACCAGCACAGCGCCGGAACTCGTGGCTGGCCCGTCCAGGAGAACTATGTACGTCACCGCGTTATACTTCACGATGACCTGCATGACCTCCGTGGGCTTTGGAAACGTCGCCGCGGAGACCGACAACGAAAAGATCTTCACCATCTGCATGATGATCATCGCTG CCCTGCTATACGCTACGATCTTTGGTCACGTCACCACGATAATCCAACAAATGACATCCGCCACCGCCAAGTACCACGACATGCTGAACAACGTGAGGGAGTTCATGAAGCTGCACGAGGTGCCGAAAGCCCTCAGCGAGCGGGTGATGGACTACGTCGTAAGCACCTGGGCGATGACCAAGGGCCTAGACACGGACAAAGTGCTCAACTACTGCCCCAAAGACATGAAAGCGGACATCTGTGTTCATCTAAACAGAAAGGTCTTCAACGAACATCCTGCGTTCAG GTTGGCCTCCGACGGTTGCCTGCGCGCGTTAGCAATGCATTTTACAATGTCGCACAGCGCTCCCGGCGATTTACTTTATCACACCGGGGAATCGATCGATTCCCTGTGCTTCATCGTGACCGGAAGCCTCGAAGTCATACAGGACGACGAGGTGGTGGCAATCCTTGGTAAGGGTGACGTGTTCGGGGATAGCTTCTGGACGAATCCGTCCATAGGCCAGAGCGCAGCCAACGTTCGAGCTCTCACCTACTGCGATCTTCACACCATCAAGAGGGATCGACTGTTGGAGGTGCTGGATTTTTATCAAGCGTTCGCCAACTCCTTCGCCAGGAATCTCGTCCTAACGTACAATCTGAGCCATCGG CTAATATTCCGGAAGGTGGCCGATGTCCGTCGGGAAAAGGAGCTGGCCGAGAGGAGGAAAAACGAGCCCCAGCTGGATCAAGCGCAAGATCACCTGGTGCGCAAAATTTTTTCGAG GTTCAAGACCGACGGGGAACCCCAGATTGGCGTAACCAGGGCCGCAAACGGACGGTCCCAGCAGGATTCCGACGAGGAGCTCACCGTGAACGTCCTGCCGCCCTGGCCCAGTTTTAg gTTCCGTAGAGAGCGACACACTCCCGACGTGGAGAAGGGCGACGGGAAGGACGGCAAGGACGGCAAGGAAGGGGAGTCGTCGCATTCTAGAAAACTCTCCACAACGGAGGAGACCACTGCCGCTAAACCACGACCGGGAAAGTGGGGACGACTGTTAG GTAGCGCGAGTCTGGACTCTGGGAGCGAAACGGGGACTGGTACGGATACGTTCAAGAGGTCTTTGAGCGCGAGAGATGCGCGGCCAGGTTCGAGCGCCGGCAGCAACAAGGTGTTTCCAAAGTTTGGCAAGCTGAGCGGCACCATCGAAGAAGCCGGGGACACGGAAACCGCGAAGGATAGccaacagcagcaacagctgcagcagcaacaacagcaacagcaacagcaacagcaacagacGGCGGCGGCCGACTCGAAGCAGTTGCAGCTTCGACGGCTGGAGAGCTACGACGACGGGCTGATCACTACGCAGCCGAGCCACGATCGCGAGATCCTGGCAGCGGTGCTGGAAGTGAAGGTGGACCTGAAATTAGAGGTGCAACGCGTGAATCAAAGACTAGCCAAGATCGAGGACATTCTCCAGACGCTGATGAATCGGTTGCCAGCGATCAGTCCGGCCCAGCCAAAGGTCACGTTCGCGAGCGGTACCAACGGTTCCGCTTCGAGCCAGCCAGGTCAAGCGCAGACCTCGTCCAGTTGCCAGCAGGGTTCTCAAGCGACGCAAACGTCGAGTAGCAGCGGGGTTAACGTCGAGCAGAAGGTAACGATAGCGACCGCAAGCGTGGCCACCATGGTCAGCGACGGGTACAGGGAGCAAGGCACCATCACGGAGCGAATCTCGAAGCCTCAGGAGCCGCATCATCACCATCACCATCATCACCATCAGTCGCAGCAGTCGGAGAGACTGAAGGACACCGACTACAAGAGCTCGTCGAGAGAGGTGAGCAAGGAGCTTCTCGAGAGGCTCGCGCAGGCGTCCACGTCCCGCGGTGACGACTCCACACCGTTGGGCCCGTTGATACTCAGAAAACGAAGGAGCAAGTCGCGGAACAAGGGCGCCGCGCCGCTGGCGCCGTTAGCCACGCAGCCCATCAGCCCGTCCGAGGCCACGGAGACCACGCAGATGCTCGAGTGCACCGACGACAGGGAGCCCAGCACCGCGGACAGGTCCGACAGAAAGAGACCTCCGCCTAGACCCAGAGAGTACTTGTGA
- the LOC128878504 gene encoding potassium voltage-gated channel protein eag isoform X4 produces MPGGRRGLVAPQNTFLENIIRRSSSQPDSSFLLANAQIVDFPIVYCNESFCKISGYNRAEVMQKSCRCGFMYGELTDKETIARIEECLEGQIHDQFEILLYKKNSAPRGMSSTGSQKSARKTHHVNKRRHTYKDRRTIPGPKGGHFQRTLFNLPPSLDFKTPLWLLLQIAPIKNERDLVVLFLLTFRDITALKQPIEADDTKGGLSKFAKLARSVTRSRSVLVSQFSSHLPALKDTAIPTTGKQSHLAHMMSLSGDVMPQYRQEAPKTPPHILLHYCAFKAIWDWIILCLTFYTAIMVPYNVAFKNKTSEDVSLLVVDSIVDVIFFIDIVLNFHTTFVGPGGEVVSDPKVIRMNYLKSWFIIDLLSCLPYDVFNAFDHDEDGIGSLFSALKVVRLLRLGRVVRKLDRYLEYGAAMLILLLCFYMLVAHWLACVWYSIGRSDADNGVQYSWLWKLANVTQSPYSYLWTNTSTAPELVAGPSRRTMYVTALYFTMTCMTSVGFGNVAAETDNEKIFTICMMIIAALLYATIFGHVTTIIQQMTSATAKYHDMLNNVREFMKLHEVPKALSERVMDYVVSTWAMTKGLDTDKVLNYCPKDMKADICVHLNRKVFNEHPAFRLASDGCLRALAMHFTMSHSAPGDLLYHTGESIDSLCFIVTGSLEVIQDDEVVAILGKGDVFGDSFWTNPSIGQSAANVRALTYCDLHTIKRDRLLEVLDFYQAFANSFARNLVLTYNLSHRLIFRKVADVRREKELAERRKNEPQLDQAQDHLVRKIFSRFRRERHTPDVEKGDGKDGKDGKEGESSHSRKLSTTEETTAAKPRPGKWGRLLGSASLDSGSETGTGTDTFKRSLSARDARPGSSAGSNKVFPKFGKLSGTIEEAGDTETAKDSQQQQQLQQQQQQQQQQQQQTAAADSKQLQLRRLESYDDGLITTQPSHDREILAAVLEVKVDLKLEVQRVNQRLAKIEDILQTLMNRLPAISPAQPKVTFASGTNGSASSQPGQAQTSSSCQQGSQATQTSSSSGVNVEQKVTIATASVATMVSDGYREQGTITERISKPQEPHHHHHHHHHQSQQSERLKDTDYKSSSREVSKELLERLAQASTSRGDDSTPLGPLILRKRRSKSRNKGAAPLAPLATQPISPSEATETTQMLECTDDREPSTADRSDRKRPPPRPREYL; encoded by the exons CTGACAGCAGTTTTCTCCTGGCGAACGCTCAGATCGTCGACTTCCCTATTGTCTATTGCAACGAAAGCTTTTGCAAAATCTCTGGCTATAATCGTGCCGAG GTTATGCAAAAGTCCTGCCGCTGCGGATTCATGTACGGGGAGTTGACGGACAAAGAGACGATCGCCAGGATCGAGGAATGCCTCGAGGGCCAGATTCACGATCAATTCGAGATCCTGCTGTACAAGAAGAACA GTGCCCCACGAGGTATGTCTAGCACAGGTTCGCAAAAGAGTGCTCGAAAGACCCACCA CGTGAACAAGAGACGACACACATACAAGGATCGTCGAACGATCCCTGGACCAAAGGGCGGCCATTTTCAGAGGACACTATTCAACCTCCCGCCTTCTCTTGATTTCA AAACACCACTATGGCTGCTTCTGCAAATAGCGCCGATAAAAAACGAACGGGACCTGGTGGTCCTGTTCCTCCTCACATTCCGGGACATCACCGCCCTGAAGCAGCCGATCGAGGCGGACGACACCAAAGGTGGCCTCTCGAAATTCGCCAAGCTCGCCAGATCGGTCACCAGGTCCAGGTCTGTTCTCGTCTCGCAGTTCAGCTCCCACCTGCCCGCCCTCAAGGATACCGCGATACCCACTACCGGGAAGCAGTCGCATTTAGCTCAC ATGATGTCCTTAAGCGGCGACGTGATGCCGCAATACAGACAAGAGGCGCCCAAGACCCCGCCGcacattttgttacattactgCGCGTTCAAGGCGATCTGGGATTGGATCATTTTGTGTTTGACCTTTTACACGGCCATCATGGTACCCTACAACGTCGCCTTCAAAAACAAGACCAGCGAGGACGTCTCCCTGTTGGTCGTCGACAGCATCGTCGACGTCATATTCTTCATCGACATCGTCCTCAATTTTCACACGACGTTCGTTGGTCCTGGCGGTGAAGTGGTGTCCGACCCaaaa GTGATCAGGATGAATTACCTAAAGTCGTGGTTCATCATCGACCTCCTCAGCTGTCTTCCGTACGACGTGTTCAACGCGTTTGACCACGACGAGGATGGAATCGGCAGCCTGTTCTCAGCCCTGAAGGTGGTACGCCTGTTACGGCTGGGTCGCGTGGTTCGCAAACTAGACCGGTATCTGGAGTATGGAGCCGCGATGCTCATTCTTCTGCTCTGTTTCTACATGTTGGTTGCTCACTGGCTGGCCTGTGTCTG GTACTCGATAGGAAGGTCGGACGCTGACAACGGGGTCCAGTATTCCTGGCTGTGGAAGCTGGCGAATGTCACCCAGTCACCGTACAGCTACCTGTGGACCAATACCAGCACAGCGCCGGAACTCGTGGCTGGCCCGTCCAGGAGAACTATGTACGTCACCGCGTTATACTTCACGATGACCTGCATGACCTCCGTGGGCTTTGGAAACGTCGCCGCGGAGACCGACAACGAAAAGATCTTCACCATCTGCATGATGATCATCGCTG CCCTGCTATACGCTACGATCTTTGGTCACGTCACCACGATAATCCAACAAATGACATCCGCCACCGCCAAGTACCACGACATGCTGAACAACGTGAGGGAGTTCATGAAGCTGCACGAGGTGCCGAAAGCCCTCAGCGAGCGGGTGATGGACTACGTCGTAAGCACCTGGGCGATGACCAAGGGCCTAGACACGGACAAAGTGCTCAACTACTGCCCCAAAGACATGAAAGCGGACATCTGTGTTCATCTAAACAGAAAGGTCTTCAACGAACATCCTGCGTTCAG GTTGGCCTCCGACGGTTGCCTGCGCGCGTTAGCAATGCATTTTACAATGTCGCACAGCGCTCCCGGCGATTTACTTTATCACACCGGGGAATCGATCGATTCCCTGTGCTTCATCGTGACCGGAAGCCTCGAAGTCATACAGGACGACGAGGTGGTGGCAATCCTTGGTAAGGGTGACGTGTTCGGGGATAGCTTCTGGACGAATCCGTCCATAGGCCAGAGCGCAGCCAACGTTCGAGCTCTCACCTACTGCGATCTTCACACCATCAAGAGGGATCGACTGTTGGAGGTGCTGGATTTTTATCAAGCGTTCGCCAACTCCTTCGCCAGGAATCTCGTCCTAACGTACAATCTGAGCCATCGG CTAATATTCCGGAAGGTGGCCGATGTCCGTCGGGAAAAGGAGCTGGCCGAGAGGAGGAAAAACGAGCCCCAGCTGGATCAAGCGCAAGATCACCTGGTGCGCAAAATTTTTTCGAG gTTCCGTAGAGAGCGACACACTCCCGACGTGGAGAAGGGCGACGGGAAGGACGGCAAGGACGGCAAGGAAGGGGAGTCGTCGCATTCTAGAAAACTCTCCACAACGGAGGAGACCACTGCCGCTAAACCACGACCGGGAAAGTGGGGACGACTGTTAG GTAGCGCGAGTCTGGACTCTGGGAGCGAAACGGGGACTGGTACGGATACGTTCAAGAGGTCTTTGAGCGCGAGAGATGCGCGGCCAGGTTCGAGCGCCGGCAGCAACAAGGTGTTTCCAAAGTTTGGCAAGCTGAGCGGCACCATCGAAGAAGCCGGGGACACGGAAACCGCGAAGGATAGccaacagcagcaacagctgcagcagcaacaacagcaacagcaacagcaacagcaacagacGGCGGCGGCCGACTCGAAGCAGTTGCAGCTTCGACGGCTGGAGAGCTACGACGACGGGCTGATCACTACGCAGCCGAGCCACGATCGCGAGATCCTGGCAGCGGTGCTGGAAGTGAAGGTGGACCTGAAATTAGAGGTGCAACGCGTGAATCAAAGACTAGCCAAGATCGAGGACATTCTCCAGACGCTGATGAATCGGTTGCCAGCGATCAGTCCGGCCCAGCCAAAGGTCACGTTCGCGAGCGGTACCAACGGTTCCGCTTCGAGCCAGCCAGGTCAAGCGCAGACCTCGTCCAGTTGCCAGCAGGGTTCTCAAGCGACGCAAACGTCGAGTAGCAGCGGGGTTAACGTCGAGCAGAAGGTAACGATAGCGACCGCAAGCGTGGCCACCATGGTCAGCGACGGGTACAGGGAGCAAGGCACCATCACGGAGCGAATCTCGAAGCCTCAGGAGCCGCATCATCACCATCACCATCATCACCATCAGTCGCAGCAGTCGGAGAGACTGAAGGACACCGACTACAAGAGCTCGTCGAGAGAGGTGAGCAAGGAGCTTCTCGAGAGGCTCGCGCAGGCGTCCACGTCCCGCGGTGACGACTCCACACCGTTGGGCCCGTTGATACTCAGAAAACGAAGGAGCAAGTCGCGGAACAAGGGCGCCGCGCCGCTGGCGCCGTTAGCCACGCAGCCCATCAGCCCGTCCGAGGCCACGGAGACCACGCAGATGCTCGAGTGCACCGACGACAGGGAGCCCAGCACCGCGGACAGGTCCGACAGAAAGAGACCTCCGCCTAGACCCAGAGAGTACTTGTGA